A window from Gossypium raimondii isolate GPD5lz chromosome 7, ASM2569854v1, whole genome shotgun sequence encodes these proteins:
- the LOC105786056 gene encoding probable WRKY transcription factor 43 isoform X1: MENYSIVFSDGSSASPSSLTMANHHHQQRSYLQSNNGVNTCKNMDASIDKNEGEVAGKKGDKKEVMKKHKYAFQTRSHVDILDDGYRWRKYGQKTVKNSKFPRSYYRCTHKECNVKKQVQRSSKDDEIVVTTYEGIHTHPVEKLFENFEHILKQIQTYNPL, encoded by the exons atGGAGAATTACTCCATAGTTTTCTCCGATGGATCTTCAGCTTCACCATCATCGTTAACCATGGcgaatcatcatcatcaacaacgAAGTTATTTGCAAAGCAACAATGGTGTAAATACATGTAAGAATATGGATGCCTCCATTGACAAGAATGAAGGGGAAGTTGCAGGGAAGAAAGGTGACAAAAAAGAGGTGATGAAGAAACACAAATATGCATTTCAAACAAGGAGTCAtgttgatattcttgatgatgGATATCGTTGGAGGAAATATGGCCAAAAAACTGTTAAAAACAGCAAATTCCCAAG AAGTTATTATAGGTGTACACATAAAGAGTGCAATGTGAAGAAACAAGTGCAACGAAGTtcaaaagatgatgaaattgtgGTGACTACTTATGAAGGGATACACACCCATCCGGtggaaaaattatttgaaaactttgaacACATCCTCAAACAGATCCAAACCTACAATCCTTTATAA
- the LOC105786056 gene encoding probable WRKY transcription factor 43 isoform X2 has translation MENYSIVFSDGSSASPSSLTMANHHHQQRSYLQSNNGVNTCKNMDASIDKNEGEVAGKKGDKKEVMKKHKYAFQTRSHVDILDDGYRWRKYGQKTVKNSKFPSYYRCTHKECNVKKQVQRSSKDDEIVVTTYEGIHTHPVEKLFENFEHILKQIQTYNPL, from the exons atGGAGAATTACTCCATAGTTTTCTCCGATGGATCTTCAGCTTCACCATCATCGTTAACCATGGcgaatcatcatcatcaacaacgAAGTTATTTGCAAAGCAACAATGGTGTAAATACATGTAAGAATATGGATGCCTCCATTGACAAGAATGAAGGGGAAGTTGCAGGGAAGAAAGGTGACAAAAAAGAGGTGATGAAGAAACACAAATATGCATTTCAAACAAGGAGTCAtgttgatattcttgatgatgGATATCGTTGGAGGAAATATGGCCAAAAAACTGTTAAAAACAGCAAATTCCCAAG TTATTATAGGTGTACACATAAAGAGTGCAATGTGAAGAAACAAGTGCAACGAAGTtcaaaagatgatgaaattgtgGTGACTACTTATGAAGGGATACACACCCATCCGGtggaaaaattatttgaaaactttgaacACATCCTCAAACAGATCCAAACCTACAATCCTTTATAA
- the LOC105786049 gene encoding uncharacterized protein LOC105786049, which yields MEVKKKGRRVHPSSPSSSPPSSYKDRNSVFKLFPMAILALASTLPPQDQEVLAYMITRSIILTHQPKNKCKKGNNKAPLFQCGCFECYTRFWHRWDSSPNRDLIHQVIEAFEDHLVQNEATPKKQCKASRKKEKVIMVNNICEPNESEGLVETESKGNDEVGEGKLEMEVAAAVAGGGGGVSHKGLARKVLPDVVGLLNSRFWSLWGTSI from the coding sequence ATGGAGGTCAAAAAGAAAGGTAGAAGAGTCCATccttcttcaccttcttcatcacCACCGTCTTCATACAAAGACCGTAACTCAGTTTTCAAGCTTTTCCCAATGGCAATCCTAGCATTAGCCTCAACTTTACCACCACAAGACCAAGAAGTATTGGCTTACATGATAACAAGGTCCATTATTTTAACCCATCAACCCAAGAACAAGTGCAAGAAAGGTAATAACAAAGCCCCACTTTTTCAATGTGGGTGTTTTGAGTGTTACACCAGGTTTTGGCATAGGTGGGATTCTTCACCCAATAGGGACCTCATTCATCAAGTTATTGAAGCTTTTGAAGACCATTTGGTGCAAAATGAAGCAACCCCAAAGAAACAATGCAAAGCTTCAAGGAAGAAAGAGAAGGTAATAATGGTTAATAACATTTGTGAACCTAATGAAAGTGAAGGGTTGGTAGAGACTGAAAGTAAGGGTAACGATGAAGTGGGTGAAGGAAAACTGGAAATGGAGGTGGCGGCCGCCGTAGCCGGTGGTGGGGGTGGAGTTAGCCATAAGGGTTTGGCCAGGAAGGTTTTACCAGATGTGGTAGGGTTATTAAACTCTCGTTTCTGGAGCCTGTGGGGTACTAGTATCTAG